One segment of Streptomyces sp. YIM 121038 DNA contains the following:
- a CDS encoding type I polyketide synthase: MVGASCRLPGGINGLDELWTALMGGRDLVGVAPPDRFDAERWLSANPHRSGKSYTVAGAFLADVAGFDADYFQISPREAAQMDPQHRLLLELAVEALDDAGAVTSSLAGTDTGVFVSVGGHSYATLQAMRPKLMDSHSALGIMTSFAANRISFHFDLRGPSVVVESACSSSLVALHEACEALHRGRVGMAVAGGANLLLAPTDFVASSRATMLSRRGRSQTFSAAADGYARGEGGGLVVLKRLADAQRDGDRIHALIRGTATNNDGHTPGISVPDAGAQRSLLEQVYRRAGVDPGDVVYLETHGTGTPVGDPIECRALGMAMGRSRGAADPLPIGSIKTNVGHLEGASGIAGLLKAMLVLRHGAIPASLHATPLSQAIDFTALGLEPVLAARPLEVTARSLVGVNSFGAGGSNAHAILAAAPSAPPAPAEATGHGDVPVVVSARTRDALAEASERMVRHLEGLDQRDFYHLAATSAHRRERHPYRAVVLAGTAQQAAERLRALAERSPGSRGTATARGVPRGKVAFAFSGNGAQWAGMGADLLDGDAVFAAAVARVDALLTPALGWSVEQELRAAKAESSAATEIAQPLLFTVQVATVCVLAARGFKPEAVVGHSVGEVAAAWAAGALDLATACRVVAERSRAQGPTAGLGRMAAIGVGGEEARRLLAPYEGRLEVTAFNSDRDLTVGGPQDALEELGAEAARQGIFFRLLDLDYAFHTSAMDGIRDGLLAALEGVEARTTDTAFTSTVTGGLVDTRTLGAHYWWDNVRQPVRFGSAVQELLAAGCDTFVEIGPHHVLRGYLTRLCSTVSGQTAVIPTLLRDGDGSAALDTALAHLLAVGADVVWKEWFPRPARVVDLPTYPWQHERHWHGAPDWWDERLVLGSTGHPLLGERIPGPEPGWECDVEPERVPWAGDHTISESVVMPGMAFAEMALAAGAEVFGAPVEVLGLRIDTALTLPWQDDAMDVRLRTSFSPDDGVTQISSTDGDGSSWQAHARAQVRRLLRPRPGPLDHTASDPPEAGAGERAAQDHYARCADAGLNYGPHLRILHSLRATANAASARYALPSTTTSFHGHPVVMDAALQTALALLPDDGRIYVPVSAGALRYWDTPDALGLIDVRARAVTSDEGVVDVTVTDLHGAVTLEMTEVRLKALDERRRRPTEYYTTELRAVPLAAVPAPAIAASDLARATRAERQALPRGWRDSRENGLAARTGELSGHFFAQAVRDMLPGEEEFTLGRLLAAGLRPDRELLVRSLARMACDAGVMTALGDDAEDPRWRLVAPPRPAAVLQQMTADFPSEAAFLTLCTLCGSHLAPMLRGDLDPVDLMFNGADRDLIEQVYSSTVPSRLARRNAGIYLREFLARWPADRPLHVLEIGGGTGGTTASLLPLLPPERTRYVFTDVSAGFFTRAQERFTAYDFVEYRTLDITADPVAQGFAEGEFDLVIAANVLHVAPRLTQALHHVTSLLGSRGALLAVESSDPRLDDLCFGGFDGFWTFADAPLRTRSCLLTADRWMPLLAECGFTDATYATQDLDVDDAEDSVILATRTALDTTPVASAPAGQNPVRWLVVAERPEGELAGRLVESLRGSGGPDVAVVSAGDSSRVEWPPSEGERPSGVVVLLDEAASGSSSGESPPWYGGPSCPSPPGQGLVPSPDQDLIDPMLRRAAMLRDLVAARHRDPSPDPLPLVVVTRPSGALPAPERPLAPSDAAVWGMARSLANEEPSLRIRRVSLDRGDDPAQDAARLAQVVNADTAEDELVLTRGGCFAPRTRARLPAAPAAASGPYRLHTDRGGGAAALSWIQDTEGAPGPAPGQIAIAVQAAALNYHDVMTVTGLITEDTDTPGFQHDRVGLECAGTVTGVGPGVTGFAPGDRVFAFTTTSIASRMTTPAHLAGHIPDGMSFAEATTLPIAFATVHYGLTDRADLQAGETVLVHGGAGGVGLAVLQHARHVGAQVIATAGTPAKRRLLRHLGVAHVLDSRSLDFAEQVRRLTSGEGVDVVVNSLTGEAAARSLELLRPGGRFVELGKRGFQDNSRLLLKALAANCSYLAVDILKIVAGPPHRARRLTEAVTDLVRRGVYRPLPHSIHPAAQLQEAFTLFRHSRHVGKVVLSLEERPPVRSAPAPLRLNPHGSYLITGGLNGFGAATARHLATLGARHLTLVGRRGDSTSESAALLTDLRAQGVDVSVHAADVTDPAALRTVIDSAPLPLRGVVHAAMELNDTLLRDSTDSAFRAALPAKAKGARLLDTHTRHHDLDLFVLYSSTSSLLGWPGQANYNAANVYTEALARARRQDGLPALAVGWGAITEVGYAARTYSDEYLGRQITTPLAPAAALDSLALLTHSTVDVATVVAHVDWHRVRTATVAGDVPRHAHVLAAVPENTDDSHTLREQITALDPPQAETLVRDTLTELLARLLRTPTERIDQSIALKNLGIDSLLATELTTTIRRNLNCELATVAVINATGTDHLARILLPQLMSPNGARRDPDS; encoded by the coding sequence GTGGTGGGCGCCTCGTGCCGCCTGCCGGGCGGGATCAATGGTCTGGACGAGTTATGGACCGCCCTGATGGGAGGGCGTGATCTGGTCGGTGTGGCGCCGCCCGACAGGTTCGACGCCGAACGGTGGTTGTCGGCCAACCCCCACCGGAGCGGCAAGTCGTACACGGTGGCGGGCGCGTTCCTGGCGGACGTGGCGGGCTTCGACGCCGACTACTTTCAGATCTCCCCGCGCGAAGCGGCTCAGATGGACCCGCAGCACCGGCTGCTCCTCGAGCTCGCGGTGGAGGCCCTGGACGACGCGGGTGCCGTCACCAGCTCGCTGGCGGGCACGGACACCGGCGTCTTCGTGTCCGTGGGAGGGCACAGCTACGCGACGCTGCAGGCGATGCGTCCCAAGTTGATGGACAGCCACAGCGCGCTGGGGATCATGACCTCCTTCGCCGCCAACCGCATCTCCTTCCACTTCGATCTCCGCGGGCCGAGCGTGGTGGTGGAGTCCGCGTGCTCGTCGTCTCTGGTGGCCCTGCACGAGGCGTGCGAAGCGCTGCACCGGGGACGGGTGGGCATGGCCGTGGCGGGCGGCGCCAACCTGTTGCTGGCTCCGACCGACTTCGTCGCCTCCTCCCGTGCCACGATGCTGTCCAGACGAGGCCGTTCACAGACGTTCTCCGCTGCCGCGGACGGGTACGCGCGCGGCGAGGGCGGCGGCCTGGTGGTCCTCAAACGACTCGCGGACGCCCAACGCGACGGCGACCGCATCCACGCGCTCATCCGGGGCACCGCCACCAACAACGACGGTCACACGCCGGGCATTTCCGTACCGGACGCGGGAGCGCAGCGGTCCCTTCTGGAGCAGGTCTATCGCCGTGCGGGCGTCGATCCGGGCGATGTGGTGTATCTGGAGACCCACGGCACGGGGACGCCGGTGGGGGATCCGATCGAGTGCCGGGCGCTGGGGATGGCGATGGGCCGCTCGCGGGGGGCGGCCGATCCCCTGCCGATCGGCTCGATCAAGACCAACGTGGGCCATCTCGAAGGCGCTTCCGGGATCGCGGGTCTGCTCAAGGCGATGCTCGTACTCCGCCACGGAGCGATCCCCGCCTCCCTGCACGCCACTCCCCTCAGCCAGGCGATCGACTTCACCGCTCTGGGGCTCGAACCCGTCCTGGCCGCACGCCCTCTTGAGGTGACCGCGCGCTCGCTGGTCGGCGTCAACTCCTTCGGGGCGGGCGGGTCCAACGCCCACGCGATCCTCGCGGCCGCGCCGTCGGCCCCGCCCGCTCCTGCCGAGGCGACCGGGCACGGGGACGTACCGGTCGTCGTCTCGGCGCGCACCCGCGACGCTCTCGCCGAAGCGTCGGAGCGGATGGTGCGGCACCTGGAGGGCCTGGACCAACGGGACTTCTACCACCTCGCCGCCACCTCGGCCCACCGCCGCGAGCGGCACCCGTACCGCGCGGTGGTCCTTGCGGGCACCGCACAGCAGGCCGCCGAGCGGCTGCGGGCCCTCGCCGAGCGCTCACCCGGCTCCCGCGGGACAGCCACCGCCCGAGGCGTACCGCGCGGCAAGGTGGCGTTCGCGTTCAGCGGCAACGGCGCTCAGTGGGCGGGCATGGGCGCCGATCTGCTGGACGGCGACGCGGTGTTCGCCGCCGCCGTAGCCCGGGTAGACGCGCTCCTGACACCCGCCCTCGGCTGGTCGGTGGAGCAGGAGCTGCGCGCGGCGAAGGCGGAGAGCTCGGCCGCGACGGAGATCGCCCAGCCGTTGTTGTTCACCGTGCAGGTGGCCACGGTGTGCGTGCTTGCCGCGCGGGGCTTCAAGCCGGAGGCGGTGGTCGGGCACAGCGTCGGGGAAGTCGCGGCGGCGTGGGCCGCGGGCGCCCTCGACCTGGCCACGGCGTGCCGCGTGGTCGCCGAGCGCAGCCGGGCGCAGGGGCCGACCGCGGGCCTGGGCCGCATGGCCGCCATCGGGGTCGGCGGCGAAGAGGCCCGCCGCCTGCTGGCCCCGTACGAAGGACGCCTGGAGGTCACGGCGTTCAACAGCGATCGCGACCTCACCGTCGGCGGCCCGCAGGACGCGCTGGAGGAGCTGGGTGCCGAAGCCGCGCGACAAGGCATCTTCTTCCGGCTGCTCGACCTGGACTACGCGTTCCACACCTCGGCGATGGACGGCATCCGTGACGGTCTCCTCGCCGCCCTCGAAGGCGTCGAGGCGCGCACCACGGACACGGCGTTCACCTCGACCGTGACCGGCGGGCTCGTCGACACCCGCACGCTGGGCGCCCACTACTGGTGGGACAACGTACGGCAGCCGGTGCGGTTCGGCTCGGCCGTGCAGGAGTTGCTCGCCGCGGGCTGCGACACGTTCGTGGAGATCGGGCCTCACCACGTCCTCCGGGGTTATCTCACCCGGCTGTGCTCCACCGTCTCGGGGCAGACGGCCGTCATCCCCACGCTGCTCCGCGACGGCGACGGGTCCGCCGCGCTCGACACCGCACTCGCACATCTGCTGGCCGTCGGCGCCGACGTCGTATGGAAGGAGTGGTTCCCCCGGCCTGCCCGGGTGGTCGACCTGCCGACCTACCCCTGGCAGCACGAGCGGCACTGGCACGGAGCCCCCGACTGGTGGGACGAACGCCTTGTGCTCGGCAGCACCGGGCACCCGCTCCTGGGTGAGCGGATACCGGGCCCCGAGCCCGGCTGGGAGTGCGACGTGGAGCCCGAGAGGGTGCCGTGGGCGGGCGACCACACGATCAGCGAGAGCGTGGTCATGCCCGGCATGGCCTTCGCCGAGATGGCTCTGGCCGCGGGTGCCGAGGTGTTCGGCGCGCCCGTTGAGGTCCTCGGTCTGCGCATCGACACCGCGCTGACCCTTCCCTGGCAGGACGACGCGATGGACGTGCGGTTGCGCACCAGCTTCAGTCCTGACGACGGCGTGACGCAGATCAGCAGCACCGACGGCGACGGTTCCAGCTGGCAGGCCCACGCGCGCGCCCAGGTCCGGCGCCTTCTGCGGCCCCGGCCCGGCCCCCTGGACCACACGGCATCGGACCCGCCCGAGGCCGGTGCCGGGGAGCGGGCGGCCCAGGACCACTACGCCCGCTGTGCCGACGCCGGCCTGAACTACGGTCCGCACCTGCGGATCCTGCACAGTCTGCGGGCGACGGCCAACGCTGCTTCGGCCCGGTACGCGCTGCCGTCCACCACCACCTCCTTTCACGGCCACCCGGTCGTCATGGACGCCGCGTTGCAGACCGCGCTGGCGCTGCTGCCCGACGACGGCCGGATCTACGTGCCCGTATCCGCCGGTGCCCTCCGGTACTGGGACACCCCGGACGCCCTCGGCCTCATCGACGTACGGGCGCGGGCGGTCACATCCGACGAAGGCGTCGTGGACGTCACGGTGACCGACCTCCATGGCGCTGTCACCCTGGAGATGACCGAGGTACGTCTCAAGGCCCTGGACGAGCGCCGCCGTCGGCCCACGGAGTACTACACCACTGAGCTGCGCGCGGTGCCGCTGGCCGCCGTCCCCGCCCCGGCCATCGCGGCGTCCGACCTGGCGCGGGCGACCCGAGCCGAACGGCAGGCCCTGCCGCGCGGGTGGCGGGACAGCAGGGAGAACGGCCTGGCCGCCCGGACCGGCGAGCTCAGCGGCCACTTCTTCGCCCAGGCCGTGCGGGACATGCTGCCCGGCGAGGAGGAGTTCACCCTCGGCCGACTGCTGGCGGCGGGGCTGCGGCCCGACAGGGAACTGCTGGTCCGCTCGCTGGCCCGGATGGCCTGCGACGCCGGCGTCATGACGGCCCTCGGTGACGACGCGGAGGATCCCCGCTGGCGGCTCGTCGCGCCGCCACGCCCCGCGGCCGTGCTTCAGCAGATGACGGCCGACTTCCCGTCCGAGGCGGCCTTCCTGACCCTGTGCACCCTGTGCGGCAGCCACTTGGCCCCCATGCTCCGCGGTGACCTCGACCCGGTGGACCTCATGTTCAACGGCGCCGACCGGGACCTCATCGAGCAGGTGTACAGCTCCACGGTCCCCTCACGCCTGGCCCGGCGAAACGCCGGGATCTACCTGCGCGAGTTCCTCGCGCGATGGCCCGCCGACCGGCCGCTCCACGTGCTGGAGATCGGCGGCGGCACCGGTGGCACCACCGCGTCCCTCCTCCCCCTGCTGCCTCCGGAGCGCACCCGGTACGTCTTCACCGACGTGTCGGCCGGGTTCTTCACCCGTGCCCAGGAGCGCTTCACCGCCTACGACTTCGTCGAGTACCGCACGCTGGACATCACCGCCGACCCCGTGGCGCAGGGCTTCGCCGAGGGCGAGTTCGACCTGGTGATCGCCGCCAACGTCCTGCACGTCGCGCCACGCCTCACCCAGGCGCTCCACCACGTGACCTCGCTGCTCGGCAGCCGGGGAGCGCTCCTGGCCGTGGAGTCGAGCGACCCGCGCCTCGACGACCTGTGCTTCGGCGGATTCGACGGCTTCTGGACGTTCGCCGACGCTCCCCTGCGCACCCGCAGCTGCCTGCTGACCGCCGACCGGTGGATGCCGCTGCTCGCCGAGTGCGGCTTCACCGACGCCACGTACGCCACGCAGGACCTCGACGTCGACGACGCCGAGGACAGCGTCATCCTCGCCACCCGCACGGCCCTTGATACGACGCCTGTCGCGTCGGCACCCGCCGGCCAGAACCCCGTGCGGTGGCTCGTCGTCGCGGAGCGCCCTGAGGGGGAGCTTGCTGGTCGCCTCGTCGAGTCCCTGCGGGGGTCCGGGGGCCCGGACGTGGCGGTCGTTTCCGCGGGTGACAGCTCGCGTGTGGAGTGGCCGCCGTCCGAGGGTGAGCGCCCGTCCGGTGTCGTCGTCCTTCTTGACGAGGCGGCGTCGGGCAGCTCGTCGGGCGAGTCGCCGCCGTGGTACGGAGGGCCGTCGTGCCCTTCCCCGCCCGGCCAGGGGCTCGTCCCGTCACCGGACCAGGACCTCATCGATCCCATGCTCCGACGGGCCGCCATGCTGCGGGATCTGGTCGCCGCCCGGCACCGCGACCCCTCCCCCGACCCGCTGCCCCTCGTCGTCGTCACCCGGCCCAGCGGGGCCCTGCCCGCCCCCGAGCGCCCCCTCGCGCCCTCGGACGCGGCCGTGTGGGGCATGGCACGCAGCCTGGCGAACGAAGAGCCTTCGCTGCGGATCCGGCGCGTGTCCCTGGACCGCGGGGACGACCCCGCCCAGGACGCCGCGCGGCTGGCTCAAGTGGTCAACGCGGACACGGCGGAGGACGAGCTCGTCCTGACGCGCGGTGGCTGCTTCGCCCCGCGCACCAGGGCCCGGCTGCCCGCAGCCCCCGCTGCGGCCAGCGGCCCCTACCGCCTTCACACCGACCGTGGCGGCGGGGCGGCGGCGCTGTCGTGGATCCAGGACACGGAAGGCGCCCCCGGCCCCGCCCCCGGCCAGATCGCGATCGCTGTGCAGGCCGCCGCGCTCAACTACCACGACGTCATGACCGTCACCGGCTTGATCACCGAAGACACCGACACGCCCGGCTTCCAGCACGACCGCGTGGGTCTGGAGTGCGCGGGCACCGTCACCGGAGTCGGCCCCGGAGTGACCGGCTTCGCCCCGGGTGACCGCGTGTTCGCCTTCACCACCACCTCGATCGCCTCCCGGATGACCACACCCGCCCACCTGGCGGGGCACATCCCCGACGGCATGAGCTTCGCCGAAGCCACGACGCTCCCCATCGCCTTCGCCACCGTCCACTACGGCCTCACCGACCGCGCGGACCTACAGGCGGGCGAGACGGTCCTGGTCCACGGCGGCGCGGGGGGCGTCGGCCTGGCCGTGCTGCAACACGCGCGGCACGTCGGTGCCCAGGTCATCGCCACAGCGGGCACCCCTGCCAAGCGCCGTCTGCTCCGCCACCTGGGGGTCGCGCATGTCCTCGACTCACGCAGCCTGGACTTCGCCGAACAGGTCCGCCGCCTCACCTCCGGCGAGGGAGTCGACGTGGTCGTCAACTCCCTGACCGGCGAAGCCGCCGCCCGCAGCCTCGAACTCCTGCGCCCCGGCGGCCGGTTCGTGGAACTCGGCAAACGCGGCTTCCAGGACAACAGCCGCCTGCTGCTCAAGGCCCTCGCCGCCAACTGCAGCTATCTGGCCGTCGACATCCTCAAGATCGTCGCAGGTCCACCGCACCGGGCTCGGCGCCTCACCGAGGCCGTCACCGATCTCGTCCGCCGCGGCGTCTACCGGCCGCTTCCGCACAGCATCCATCCCGCGGCGCAGCTGCAGGAGGCCTTCACCCTCTTCCGGCACTCCCGCCACGTCGGCAAGGTCGTCCTGTCCCTCGAAGAACGCCCGCCGGTCCGCTCCGCGCCCGCACCACTCCGCCTGAACCCCCACGGCTCCTACCTGATCACCGGCGGCCTCAACGGCTTCGGCGCCGCCACCGCCCGCCACCTCGCCACCCTGGGAGCCCGGCACCTCACCCTCGTCGGCCGCCGCGGCGACAGCACCAGCGAATCCGCGGCCCTCCTCACCGACCTGCGCGCCCAGGGCGTGGACGTCAGTGTCCACGCGGCCGACGTCACCGACCCCGCCGCCCTCCGTACGGTCATCGACTCCGCTCCCCTGCCGCTGCGCGGTGTCGTCCACGCCGCGATGGAACTCAACGACACCCTCCTCAGGGACTCCACCGACTCGGCCTTCCGCGCCGCGCTGCCCGCCAAGGCCAAGGGCGCGCGTCTCCTGGACACCCACACCCGCCACCACGACCTCGACCTCTTCGTCCTCTACAGCTCCACCAGCTCCCTGCTCGGCTGGCCCGGCCAGGCCAACTACAACGCGGCCAACGTCTACACCGAAGCCCTGGCCCGCGCCCGCCGCCAGGACGGCCTGCCGGCCCTCGCTGTCGGCTGGGGCGCCATCACCGAGGTGGGTTACGCCGCCCGCACCTACTCGGACGAATACCTGGGCCGGCAGATCACCACCCCGCTGGCCCCCGCCGCGGCCCTCGATTCCCTCGCGCTCCTCACCCACTCCACCGTCGACGTCGCCACCGTCGTCGCCCACGTCGACTGGCACCGGGTGCGCACCGCCACCGTGGCGGGCGACGTCCCCCGCCACGCCCACGTCCTCGCGGCCGTCCCCGAGAACACCGACGACTCCCACACCCTGCGCGAACAGATCACCGCGCTCGACCCTCCCCAGGCCGAAACCCTGGTGCGCGACACCCTCACCGAACTCCTCGCACGACTTCTGCGCACCCCCACCGAACGTATCGACCAGTCCATCGCCCTCAAGAACCTCGGCATCGACTCCCTGCTCGCCACCGAACTCACCACCACCATCCGCCGCAACCTCAACTGCGAGCTCGCCACGGTGGCGGTCATCAACGCCACCGGCACCGACCACCTGGCACGCATCCTGCTCCCCCAGCTCATGAGCCCGAACGGCGCCCGCAGGGATCCTGATTCCTAG